In Syntrophomonadaceae bacterium, a genomic segment contains:
- a CDS encoding GNAT family N-acetyltransferase has translation MIKIVPISHDTLVQAERLVAQVFPFQNLAERLSFTAFAKKDNRIVRAITRLFGVKELINFWVALNETNRVVGTTGLYSYLRDCDEAVRLAWFCVAPNERGQGIGKQLLAFSIEKARKTGRPYLRLYTGDDPIEREAQRLYERFGLKEIRRERKLFYSKIFRELRLK, from the coding sequence ATGATCAAGATAGTTCCAATTTCACACGATACCCTTGTTCAGGCAGAAAGACTCGTCGCACAGGTCTTTCCCTTCCAAAACCTCGCAGAAAGGTTGTCTTTCACGGCATTTGCCAAGAAAGACAACCGCATTGTTCGCGCCATTACACGGCTGTTTGGCGTCAAGGAGCTCATCAATTTCTGGGTCGCCCTCAATGAGACCAACCGTGTCGTAGGAACAACGGGCTTATATAGCTACCTGCGCGATTGCGACGAAGCGGTCCGGTTGGCTTGGTTTTGTGTGGCTCCCAACGAGCGCGGGCAAGGAATCGGGAAGCAACTGCTGGCCTTTTCGATTGAAAAAGCCCGCAAGACCGGCCGGCCCTACTTGCGTTTGTATACGGGTGACGATCCGATTGAACGCGAGGCCCAACGTCTGTATGAAAGATTCGGTCTGAAGGAAATCAGGCGAGAAAGAAAACTGTTTTACTCCAAGATATTTCGGGAATTGAGACTGAAGTGA
- a CDS encoding beta-lactamase family protein, giving the protein MQHAILAVLSGDGLFRWIGAAGEADPNGSPLRRDTPFHIASIDKLYTAAVIMQLYEHRRVDLDTSIANYLPQSLICGLHRVGGVDYTNRITVRNLLGHTSGLADCYEDRPRGGRSLMERLFQAGDMEWNIEYLMRRVRVRDELSPHFPPQAGDAAQQRVRYSDTNYQLLIAIIEAVAEKPIHQVYEEMLFRPLKLRHTWLFGLSAPHDATAAPATIWFADRPLHLPLALRSFPSVYSTVDDQLKFLLALIRGELFNDTATLALMRERWNRFGLPRDAATLRAPSWPIEYGLGIMRFQLPRLFTGMRLMPAVIGHTGSTGAWLFYCEELDLLLAGTVNQATAGAIPYRVVLKLLRDVRALRMK; this is encoded by the coding sequence GTGCAGCACGCCATCCTCGCCGTGCTAAGCGGCGATGGCCTGTTCCGCTGGATCGGCGCCGCGGGCGAAGCGGACCCGAACGGGTCCCCTCTGCGACGGGATACGCCGTTCCACATCGCGAGCATCGACAAGCTGTACACCGCCGCCGTAATTATGCAACTGTACGAACACCGCCGGGTCGATCTTGATACCAGTATCGCGAACTACCTGCCGCAGTCACTTATCTGTGGGCTGCACCGGGTGGGCGGAGTCGACTATACCAACCGCATTACGGTTCGGAATCTTCTCGGCCATACGTCTGGGCTGGCGGACTGCTACGAGGATCGTCCCCGAGGGGGCCGCAGCCTGATGGAGCGCCTGTTCCAAGCGGGCGATATGGAATGGAACATCGAGTATCTCATGCGGCGCGTCCGTGTCCGTGACGAACTTTCGCCTCACTTCCCCCCACAGGCAGGCGATGCGGCGCAGCAGAGGGTGCGGTACTCCGACACCAACTACCAGTTGCTCATCGCCATCATCGAGGCCGTCGCCGAAAAGCCGATTCATCAGGTCTATGAGGAGATGCTGTTTCGTCCTCTTAAGCTGCGACACACGTGGCTGTTCGGCCTGTCCGCGCCCCATGACGCCACCGCCGCACCGGCAACCATCTGGTTTGCAGATCGGCCGCTTCATCTCCCGCTGGCCCTCCGCTCCTTCCCGAGTGTTTACAGCACGGTGGACGATCAGCTCAAGTTCCTGCTTGCGCTGATCCGCGGTGAGTTGTTCAACGACACCGCAACACTGGCGTTGATGCGTGAGCGGTGGAATCGCTTCGGGCTACCACGCGATGCCGCGACCCTGCGGGCACCGAGCTGGCCGATCGAGTATGGCCTGGGCATCATGCGGTTTCAGCTGCCGCGCTTGTTCACGGGAATGCGGCTAATGCCAGCCGTGATCGGCCACACGGGATCTACAGGGGCATGGCTCTTCTACTGTGAGGAACTGGATCTCCTGCTTGCCGGGACGGTCAACCAGGCGACAGCCGGAGCCATTCCCTACAGAGTCGTGCTGAAACTGCTACGCGATGTAAGAGCCTTAAGGATGAAGTAA
- a CDS encoding type II toxin-antitoxin system RelB/DinJ family antitoxin: MADMTNITIRMDVELKKQAEQLFSELGMNMTTAFNIFLRQAVRQQRIPFDIALDTPNAETLEALAEVERMKKNRALGKTYTDVDEMMKELLS, from the coding sequence ATGGCCGATATGACGAATATAACCATCCGCATGGATGTTGAGCTTAAAAAACAGGCTGAACAGCTTTTTTCAGAGCTCGGAATGAACATGACGACGGCCTTCAATATTTTCCTGCGTCAGGCTGTGCGTCAGCAGCGTATCCCCTTTGACATTGCGCTTGACACCCCAAATGCTGAAACACTAGAGGCGCTTGCGGAAGTTGAGCGGATGAAGAAAAACCGTGCTCTCGGCAAGACCTACACGGACGTTGACGAGATGATGAAGGAGTTACTGTCTTGA
- a CDS encoding type II toxin-antitoxin system YafQ family toxin has translation MYSVRPTSKFHKDLKRIQKRGYNLALLTEVIKKLARGETLDAVYRDHPLRGNFAGCRECHITPDWLLVYEISSGELILYLTRTGTHSDLFG, from the coding sequence ATGTATTCCGTCAGACCGACCTCAAAATTTCATAAAGACTTAAAGCGTATTCAGAAACGGGGATATAATCTTGCGCTTCTGACGGAGGTTATCAAGAAGCTTGCGCGCGGCGAAACATTGGACGCAGTCTATCGTGACCACCCGCTGAGGGGGAATTTTGCCGGGTGCAGAGAGTGCCATATTACTCCCGACTGGTTGCTCGTTTACGAGATTTCATCAGGTGAGCTTATCTTATACCTGACCCGCACCGGAACCCACAGCGATCTGTTTGGATAA